Proteins from a single region of Candidatus Fermentibacter sp.:
- a CDS encoding glycosyltransferase: MSPAGPMRIVISNSMMTWGGGENWSLTAAAGLAGRGHDVILVCRPGSSLEERALAGGGLRVEAIPIRGDFSPRSVFRAASLFAGHGTQVACCNLDREVRSLGIAARMEGVVFIRRRGSDYGFKNSLRYRISYSRLVDGVMVNSDSTMNSILSKNRWLPRGKLRRIYNGIDTGRFVPDPVAGARFRASAGLGEGDLVVGIAGSLLPRKRHGVLFEACSGLVGTFPAMRLLVAGPAPTARHRMETEEAASRAGVLDRTVFTGPVDDMVGCYNSMDMLCMPSINEGFGYAAAEAMSCGKPVIVSDASSLPEVVGPDGMIFPVDDAAALGGYVSRLAGDPGIRAEAGRRARNRVVEVFSIDRMLDGIEAYFWEMIAKRGGGA; encoded by the coding sequence ATGAGCCCGGCCGGGCCCATGCGCATCGTCATCAGCAACTCGATGATGACCTGGGGAGGCGGCGAGAACTGGAGCCTCACCGCCGCCGCCGGGCTGGCCGGGAGGGGACACGACGTCATCCTGGTCTGCCGGCCGGGAAGCTCACTGGAAGAGAGGGCCCTGGCCGGGGGCGGCCTCCGTGTGGAGGCGATCCCCATCCGGGGCGACTTCAGCCCCCGGTCGGTCTTCCGGGCGGCATCCCTCTTCGCCGGGCACGGGACACAGGTGGCCTGCTGCAATCTCGACCGCGAGGTCAGGAGCCTCGGGATCGCCGCGAGGATGGAGGGAGTGGTCTTCATCCGCCGCAGGGGCAGCGACTACGGCTTCAAGAACAGCCTCAGGTACAGGATCTCCTACAGCCGCCTGGTGGACGGCGTCATGGTGAACAGCGACTCCACGATGAACAGCATCCTTTCGAAGAACAGGTGGCTTCCGAGGGGAAAGCTCCGGAGGATATACAACGGCATCGACACCGGGCGGTTCGTTCCGGACCCCGTGGCCGGAGCCCGGTTCAGGGCATCGGCGGGCCTGGGGGAGGGCGATCTCGTCGTAGGCATCGCGGGCTCGCTCCTTCCCAGGAAGAGGCACGGAGTCCTGTTCGAGGCATGTTCCGGACTGGTGGGGACCTTCCCCGCGATGAGGCTGCTCGTGGCCGGTCCCGCGCCGACTGCGCGGCACAGGATGGAGACCGAGGAGGCCGCCTCGAGGGCGGGTGTCCTCGACAGGACGGTCTTCACCGGCCCCGTAGACGACATGGTGGGATGCTACAACTCGATGGACATGCTCTGCATGCCCTCGATCAACGAAGGATTCGGCTACGCGGCAGCCGAAGCGATGTCCTGCGGGAAGCCCGTGATCGTCTCCGACGCCAGCAGCCTGCCGGAGGTCGTCGGCCCCGACGGCATGATATTCCCGGTGGACGATGCCGCCGCTCTCGGGGGATATGTCTCCAGGCTCGCCGGCGATCCCGGGATCAGGGCCGAGGCCGGGAGGCGCGCGAGGAACCGCGTGGTCGAAGTGTTCTCCATCGACAGGATGCTCGACGGCATCGAGGCGTACTTCTGGGAGATGATCGCGAAGAGGGGCGGGGGGGCATGA
- a CDS encoding YebC/PmpR family DNA-binding transcriptional regulator: MSGHNKWSTIKHKKGKADAVRGALFSKLVKEITASAREGGGDPNMNARLRVAVDAAKASNMPADNIEKAIKRGTGEIEGVVYEEMQYEAYGPGGVAILIDVLTDNKNRAAAEIRHMLTRGGGRLGAKNSVAYHFTSRGQIFVDARKYDEEKVMEAGLEAGAEDIQSEDDTIIVVTSPAQLYNVKESLEKAGITVDGAESTKVADNVVVPDRKEAEQAARLLEMLEEHDDVQAVHTNLEMPE; this comes from the coding sequence ATGTCGGGACACAACAAATGGAGCACGATCAAGCACAAGAAGGGCAAGGCCGACGCCGTCCGAGGCGCGCTCTTCAGCAAGCTGGTCAAGGAGATCACGGCTTCGGCGCGCGAAGGCGGCGGCGATCCCAACATGAACGCCCGTCTCAGGGTGGCCGTGGATGCCGCCAAGGCCAGCAACATGCCTGCCGACAACATCGAGAAGGCCATCAAGAGGGGCACCGGCGAGATCGAGGGCGTTGTCTACGAGGAGATGCAGTACGAGGCCTACGGCCCCGGCGGAGTGGCCATCCTCATCGATGTCCTCACCGACAACAAGAACAGGGCTGCCGCCGAGATCCGGCACATGCTGACGCGCGGAGGCGGCAGGCTGGGAGCCAAGAACAGCGTCGCCTACCACTTCACCAGCCGCGGCCAGATCTTCGTCGATGCGAGGAAGTACGACGAGGAGAAGGTGATGGAGGCCGGGCTCGAGGCCGGCGCCGAGGACATCCAGTCCGAGGACGACACCATCATCGTCGTGACCAGCCCGGCCCAGCTCTACAACGTCAAGGAGAGCCTCGAGAAGGCCGGCATCACAGTGGACGGGGCCGAATCCACCAAGGTGGCCGACAACGTGGTCGTGCCGGACAGGAAGGAGGCCGAGCAGGCCGCCCGGCTGCTCGAGATGCTCGAGGAGCACGACGACGTCCAGGCGGTCCACACGAATCTGGAGATGCCGGAATAG
- the ruvC gene encoding crossover junction endodeoxyribonuclease RuvC produces the protein MGVDPGLEITGYGLIGSAGGRAVLLEAGTIRTRRSAPLPDRLKELYEGLSSVIEGFSPEVMGMEEIYSHYAHPATAIVMGHARGVLCLAAAVRGIPVTALQATLVKKLVTGNGRAGKEQVSGMVRHLLGIREEIRPPDVTDALAVAIALMERGEP, from the coding sequence CTGGGTGTCGATCCGGGCCTCGAGATCACCGGATACGGTCTGATCGGGTCCGCGGGAGGGAGAGCGGTGCTGCTGGAGGCGGGAACCATCCGGACCCGCCGGAGCGCACCTCTGCCAGATCGCCTGAAGGAGCTCTACGAGGGACTTTCCTCCGTCATCGAAGGCTTTTCGCCGGAAGTGATGGGCATGGAGGAGATCTACTCCCATTACGCCCACCCGGCCACCGCCATCGTCATGGGGCATGCCAGGGGTGTACTCTGCCTCGCGGCCGCCGTCAGGGGCATACCCGTGACCGCACTCCAGGCCACGCTGGTCAAGAAGCTCGTCACCGGGAACGGCAGGGCTGGCAAGGAGCAGGTTTCCGGCATGGTCAGGCATCTCCTCGGCATCAGGGAGGAGATCAGGCCTCCCGACGTCACCGACGCTCTCGCCGTGGCCATCGCGCTCATGGAACGGGGGGAGCCTTGA
- the ruvA gene encoding Holliday junction branch migration protein RuvA — MIERIRGTVESIDDGGLVLGTGSLSVRLLASRNLTSRLVPGRVEDLPVQLVVQMEGSRVLPMCIAFDDEVEREVFEALVSVSGVGARAAVKALARPASEIASAVVAGDERFLSTLPGIGRARARQIIAALQEKLSRTHSPSAPPGDAASEARLVLAQLGINPSEADVLISRAAEALGEEASRRSSDLVREAMRIRGTR; from the coding sequence TTGATCGAGCGCATCCGCGGAACCGTCGAGTCGATCGACGACGGAGGGCTCGTCCTGGGGACGGGCAGCCTCTCGGTGCGCCTGCTGGCATCACGGAACCTCACGTCCAGGCTCGTGCCAGGGCGCGTCGAGGATCTGCCGGTACAGCTCGTGGTCCAGATGGAGGGGAGCAGGGTACTGCCGATGTGCATCGCGTTCGACGACGAAGTCGAACGGGAGGTCTTCGAGGCCCTCGTATCTGTCTCCGGGGTGGGCGCCAGAGCCGCGGTGAAGGCTCTTGCCAGGCCGGCTTCGGAAATAGCTTCGGCCGTCGTGGCAGGGGACGAGAGATTCCTCTCGACCCTTCCCGGCATCGGAAGGGCGAGAGCCAGGCAGATAATCGCCGCTCTCCAGGAAAAGCTGTCCAGGACCCATTCGCCGTCGGCTCCGCCAGGCGACGCCGCCTCGGAGGCCAGGCTCGTGCTTGCTCAGCTCGGAATCAATCCGTCCGAAGCTGATGTGCTCATCTCCCGGGCCGCGGAGGCCCTCGGCGAAGAGGCCTCCCGCCGGTCATCCGACCTCGTGCGTGAGGCCATGAGGATCAGGGGTACGAGATGA
- the ruvB gene encoding Holliday junction branch migration DNA helicase RuvB: protein MTRQSVVSGEVQNGEEAVLCTLRPRLLSEYVGQGMVVENLGIAIEAARGRSEPLDHILLHGPPGLGKTTLAHVIAAEMGAEITTTSGPALERAADLVGILTNMREGGVLFIDEIHRLPRVVEEYLYPAMEDFEIDFVLDPGPHARTVKLGLCRFTIVGATTRAGLLTGPLRNRFGLALHLDFYSVDDLASIILRSSGILGVSIDADAAAMVASRSRGTPRVANRLLRRVRDFAQVSGRQGIDADSALEAMEINGVDECGLDALDRKYLGIVIGRYSCGPVGISAIAATLNEESDTLMDVVEPYLLSEGFIIRTSRGRCATAKACRHMGLEWTGRADMFSQEAGR, encoded by the coding sequence ATGACGCGCCAGTCCGTGGTCTCCGGGGAGGTTCAGAACGGCGAGGAGGCAGTGCTCTGCACCCTCAGGCCGAGGCTCCTCTCGGAGTACGTCGGGCAGGGCATGGTCGTCGAGAACCTCGGGATAGCGATAGAGGCCGCCAGGGGCAGATCCGAGCCGCTCGACCACATCCTCCTCCACGGCCCCCCGGGGCTGGGCAAGACCACGCTTGCGCACGTGATCGCTGCGGAGATGGGCGCCGAGATAACTACGACATCCGGGCCGGCCCTCGAGAGAGCCGCCGACCTGGTGGGCATCCTGACCAACATGCGGGAGGGCGGGGTCCTCTTCATCGACGAGATACACAGGCTGCCGAGGGTGGTCGAGGAATACCTGTACCCCGCGATGGAGGACTTCGAGATAGACTTCGTCCTCGATCCCGGCCCGCACGCCAGGACCGTCAAGCTGGGGCTCTGCCGCTTCACGATCGTGGGCGCCACCACCAGGGCCGGACTCCTCACGGGTCCGCTCAGGAACAGGTTCGGCCTCGCGCTCCACCTGGACTTCTACAGCGTCGACGATCTCGCATCCATCATCCTGAGGTCCTCGGGCATACTTGGGGTTTCCATCGATGCGGACGCCGCCGCCATGGTGGCCTCAAGGTCGAGGGGCACGCCGCGTGTGGCGAACCGCCTCCTGCGGAGGGTCAGGGACTTCGCCCAGGTGTCGGGCAGGCAGGGCATCGACGCGGACTCGGCCCTCGAGGCCATGGAGATCAACGGCGTCGACGAATGCGGGCTCGACGCGCTCGACCGCAAGTACCTCGGTATAGTGATCGGGCGCTACTCTTGCGGCCCGGTGGGCATATCCGCCATCGCCGCCACCCTGAACGAGGAATCGGACACCCTGATGGACGTGGTCGAGCCTTATCTCCTCTCCGAGGGTTTCATCATCAGGACGAGCCGCGGGCGGTGCGCCACCGCCAAGGCCTGCAGGCATATGGGCCTCGAGTGGACTGGGAGGGCCGACATGTTCTCGCAGGAGGCCGGACGCTGA
- a CDS encoding epoxyqueuosine reductase QueH has product MCCAPCMTVTEPFLGEQGFESTAFFYNPNIHPWREWKRRLDTLGEWVSRTGTPLVVDYSYPLEENVSMLIGSEPRCAACFSDRLSKAACKAFECGCDSFSTTLMLSPYADHALLRAAGEEVSARTGVPFVYIDLRHLYGRSVELSRAAGLYRQPYCGCIFSERDRFARGSPGPASLGASS; this is encoded by the coding sequence GTGTGCTGCGCCCCGTGCATGACGGTCACCGAACCTTTCCTGGGGGAACAGGGCTTCGAGTCCACGGCCTTCTTCTACAATCCGAACATCCATCCCTGGCGGGAGTGGAAACGCAGGCTGGACACCCTGGGGGAATGGGTGTCCCGGACCGGCACCCCTCTCGTCGTCGACTACTCGTATCCGCTGGAGGAGAACGTCTCGATGCTCATCGGGTCGGAGCCGAGATGCGCCGCGTGCTTCTCCGACCGCCTGTCGAAGGCGGCATGCAAGGCCTTCGAATGCGGATGCGACTCGTTCTCCACGACGCTCATGCTGAGTCCCTATGCAGACCATGCACTCCTCCGGGCGGCGGGGGAGGAGGTCTCGGCCCGCACGGGCGTGCCGTTCGTCTACATTGATCTGAGGCATCTCTACGGCAGGTCCGTCGAGCTTTCGAGGGCCGCGGGGCTCTACCGCCAGCCATATTGCGGATGCATCTTCAGCGAGAGGGACAGGTTCGCGCGCGGAAGCCCCGGCCCCGCCTCGCTCGGAGCATCTTCCTGA
- a CDS encoding T9SS type A sorting domain-containing protein, producing the protein MKRLCLFTMPLLLMSGSLWANIESQTNWEGGPGVAGPVSAWGDHFYLGTDLDWDTEPGQLKLVIDQGENVIDPSVNGAYGCDLVDIDQDGDLDMAGCSYYDDYVHWWKNNGAGESWTEYTVGTINGPVFVKVADINMDGARDIVVAAADANQIVWYRNNSGGTSWTATVLETDFDARQISLSDFDGDGDPDIVGVSSETGDVVWWRNRVNQSLPWIKTYIDGSLLGAYACDTGDIDNDGDIDVFCTSTYYGSIVLYTNDLQYTGSWIKSTVATGLSNPYSIAVADVDSDNSFEVVSANWAGISFYDYSGSSWTANTIDATVTNVTSVVEVDMDGDGDMDLASCSSGSSDDVYWYQNLPGTSWEKSLVDGDFQGGIFVVAGDVDDDGVPDVAGAATDEDRISWWRIGGFTSPGVLYSSIYQVDQVGYWQQMGWSLDQPAGTSIYFNLRASDNPSAMGSWSPNISGTNPSSIIGLLEDGTGYLQYRVTLQTTNPYATPSLKDLYVYWSPTGIEEEEGGSMLSVASSNPSFGPVELVWTLENAGNAVLTIYDTTGRLVREVENGWFEAGEHSTTVEGLPAGAYAACLQGSGFTALHRVVVLD; encoded by the coding sequence ATGAAAAGATTGTGTCTGTTCACCATGCCGTTGTTGCTCATGAGCGGTTCGCTCTGGGCCAACATCGAGAGCCAGACCAACTGGGAGGGCGGGCCGGGGGTCGCCGGACCCGTCAGCGCCTGGGGTGATCATTTCTACCTCGGCACCGACCTCGACTGGGATACCGAGCCCGGCCAGCTCAAGCTGGTCATCGACCAGGGCGAGAACGTGATCGATCCCTCCGTCAACGGCGCCTACGGCTGCGACCTCGTGGACATCGACCAGGACGGCGACCTCGACATGGCCGGGTGCTCCTACTACGACGACTACGTCCACTGGTGGAAGAACAACGGCGCCGGCGAATCCTGGACGGAGTACACGGTCGGGACCATCAACGGCCCCGTTTTCGTCAAGGTGGCCGACATCAACATGGACGGCGCCCGCGACATCGTGGTGGCGGCGGCCGATGCCAACCAGATCGTATGGTACAGGAACAACAGCGGCGGCACGAGCTGGACGGCCACCGTCCTGGAAACCGACTTCGACGCCAGGCAGATCAGCCTCTCCGACTTCGACGGCGACGGCGACCCTGACATCGTGGGCGTGTCCAGCGAAACCGGCGACGTGGTCTGGTGGAGGAACAGGGTCAACCAGAGCCTCCCCTGGATCAAGACGTACATCGACGGCTCACTCCTCGGCGCATACGCCTGCGACACCGGCGACATCGACAACGACGGCGACATCGACGTTTTCTGCACCTCCACGTACTACGGGTCGATCGTCCTCTACACCAACGATCTCCAGTACACCGGCTCCTGGATCAAGTCGACGGTGGCAACCGGGCTCTCCAACCCTTACTCCATAGCAGTAGCCGACGTCGATTCCGACAACTCGTTCGAGGTCGTGTCGGCCAACTGGGCGGGCATCAGCTTCTATGACTACTCCGGGAGCAGCTGGACCGCCAACACCATCGACGCCACGGTCACCAACGTCACATCGGTGGTCGAGGTCGACATGGACGGCGACGGCGACATGGACCTCGCCTCATGCAGCAGCGGCTCGTCCGACGACGTCTACTGGTACCAGAACCTGCCGGGCACCTCATGGGAGAAGAGCCTGGTAGACGGCGACTTCCAGGGCGGCATCTTCGTGGTCGCAGGCGATGTCGACGACGACGGAGTGCCCGACGTGGCCGGCGCCGCGACCGACGAGGACAGGATTAGCTGGTGGAGGATAGGCGGGTTCACGAGCCCCGGCGTCCTCTACTCCTCGATCTACCAGGTCGACCAGGTCGGCTACTGGCAGCAGATGGGCTGGAGCCTGGATCAGCCTGCAGGCACGTCGATCTACTTCAACCTCAGGGCCTCCGACAATCCGTCCGCGATGGGCTCGTGGAGCCCCAACATCAGCGGCACGAACCCGAGCAGCATCATCGGCCTCCTCGAGGATGGCACGGGCTACCTGCAGTACCGGGTCACGCTGCAGACCACCAATCCCTATGCCACGCCGTCCCTCAAGGACCTGTACGTCTACTGGAGCCCGACCGGAATAGAGGAGGAGGAGGGCGGCAGCATGCTGTCCGTAGCGTCCTCCAATCCGTCGTTCGGCCCCGTCGAGCTGGTATGGACCCTCGAGAACGCCGGCAACGCCGTCCTCACGATCTACGACACGACCGGCAGGCTGGTGCGCGAGGTGGAGAACGGCTGGTTCGAGGCCGGAGAACACTCCACGACGGTCGAGGGGCTCCCAGCGGGCGCCTATGCCGCCTGCCTGCAGGGCAGCGGCTTCACCGCCCTCCACAGGGTCGTGGTGCTCGACTGA
- a CDS encoding glycosyltransferase family 2 protein: MIAGRTVSLVIPAHNEEQGLPRVLGVVPEGIDEVIVVDNASTDSTAAVAASFGARVVPQPVKGYGSAYMAGLPASGCEIVTTADADGTYPVELLPYLVDKLEAGRWDFVSARRVADDRAGNLENMLRFGGNAMLTFWTVALFWRFIRDSQSGMWVFRREVLDGLRLTSRGMPFSEEIKIEAWRKKGLRCCEIPVPFSYSRRLGEAKLRLWRDGARNLAFLFAKRLGISMTGA, from the coding sequence ATGATAGCCGGGAGGACGGTCTCGCTGGTGATCCCCGCCCACAACGAGGAGCAAGGGCTCCCGAGGGTCCTGGGAGTGGTTCCCGAAGGCATCGACGAGGTCATCGTGGTCGACAACGCCTCCACGGACTCGACCGCTGCGGTCGCAGCCTCGTTCGGGGCGAGGGTCGTGCCGCAGCCCGTGAAGGGGTACGGGAGCGCCTACATGGCGGGCCTCCCGGCCTCCGGCTGCGAGATCGTCACGACGGCCGACGCCGACGGCACCTACCCCGTCGAGCTCCTGCCATATCTGGTCGACAAGCTCGAGGCGGGCCGCTGGGACTTCGTCTCGGCCCGCAGGGTGGCCGACGACAGGGCCGGCAACCTCGAGAACATGCTGAGGTTCGGCGGGAACGCGATGCTGACGTTCTGGACCGTGGCGCTCTTCTGGAGATTCATAAGGGACAGCCAGTCCGGCATGTGGGTCTTCCGCAGGGAGGTTCTCGACGGCCTAAGGCTCACCAGCAGGGGCATGCCGTTCTCCGAGGAGATCAAGATCGAGGCATGGCGGAAGAAGGGCCTGCGATGCTGCGAGATCCCCGTTCCCTTCAGCTATTCGCGCAGGCTGGGCGAAGCCAAGCTGAGACTCTGGAGGGACGGGGCCAGGAACCTGGCCTTCCTCTTCGCCAAGCGCCTGGGGATATCGATGACGGGCGCCTGA
- a CDS encoding radical SAM protein — MRICLLQPPRPGGRGTNLLPPLGLLYLASSLEKAGHEVALVDAALLGLSGEGLLRAVSGREPDILMVSAFTSDVSSLACEMPRLREGLPAGTAMWLGGPHASCRGKASLDDLPWFDAAFVGEAEETAVEAVSAFPAEPDITGVIRRSAPRETAPASIADLSALPLPAWHLAPPGRYRGLPNGVVLRRSPYAPILTTRGCPYHCTFCAGFRVTGRSLRHRPLRMVWDEIELLRTRFGVREIHIEDDNFTFDRDYAMAFCEEAAARNTGLLFSTPNGVRLDRLDPGLLSAMKRAGWYVIHCGIESGSDRILAGVRKATDTASIRSAVRMIRDAGLPAAGYFILGLPGETRQEMLQTISFAKDIGLAWAHFAAFLPIPGSEAGDSYLAAHGIPGGSWSTFHNTACPAPPDGISRSGLKAIQRRAFMSFYMRPRPFFRAVALLFRGRHAARLARRALEYLSPRAAADARCAG; from the coding sequence GTGAGGATCTGCCTGCTCCAACCCCCCAGGCCCGGGGGGCGGGGCACGAATCTCCTGCCGCCGCTGGGCCTGCTCTATCTGGCTTCGTCGCTCGAGAAGGCCGGCCACGAGGTTGCCCTTGTCGACGCCGCCCTGCTGGGACTCTCGGGAGAAGGCCTCCTCAGGGCTGTCTCGGGCAGGGAGCCCGACATCCTGATGGTATCGGCCTTCACTTCCGATGTCTCCTCCCTGGCCTGCGAGATGCCGCGCCTGAGAGAGGGTCTCCCTGCGGGAACGGCCATGTGGCTGGGCGGGCCCCATGCTTCGTGCAGGGGCAAGGCTTCGCTGGATGACCTGCCATGGTTCGACGCAGCCTTCGTGGGCGAGGCCGAGGAGACCGCAGTGGAGGCCGTATCGGCCTTCCCCGCCGAACCGGACATCACGGGGGTGATCCGCAGATCGGCCCCCCGTGAAACCGCGCCGGCATCGATAGCCGACCTGTCGGCCCTTCCTCTGCCTGCCTGGCACCTGGCCCCGCCGGGACGATACCGGGGGCTGCCCAACGGAGTGGTCCTCAGGAGGTCGCCATATGCCCCCATCCTCACCACGAGGGGATGCCCGTACCACTGCACCTTCTGCGCCGGCTTCAGGGTGACCGGCAGGAGCCTGAGGCACAGGCCGCTCAGGATGGTCTGGGATGAGATCGAGCTGCTCCGGACGCGGTTCGGAGTGCGCGAGATCCACATAGAGGACGACAACTTCACATTCGACCGCGACTACGCGATGGCCTTCTGCGAGGAGGCCGCCGCGAGGAACACGGGCCTCCTCTTCTCGACACCGAACGGGGTCAGGCTGGACAGGCTAGATCCCGGGCTCCTGTCCGCGATGAAGCGGGCGGGCTGGTACGTAATCCACTGCGGGATAGAATCGGGGTCCGACAGGATTCTGGCAGGCGTCAGGAAGGCCACGGACACGGCCTCGATCCGCTCGGCGGTCCGCATGATCAGGGATGCGGGCCTCCCGGCAGCCGGGTACTTCATCCTGGGCCTCCCGGGGGAGACGAGGCAGGAGATGCTCCAGACCATATCGTTCGCGAAGGACATCGGGCTGGCCTGGGCCCACTTCGCGGCATTCCTGCCCATCCCGGGTTCGGAGGCGGGGGATTCGTATCTGGCGGCCCACGGGATTCCCGGAGGATCATGGTCCACCTTCCACAACACCGCCTGCCCGGCGCCTCCCGACGGGATCAGCAGGTCCGGACTCAAGGCGATCCAGCGCAGGGCCTTCATGTCCTTCTACATGCGTCCCCGCCCCTTCTTCAGGGCGGTAGCGCTGCTGTTCCGGGGCAGGCATGCCGCGAGGCTCGCGAGGCGCGCCCTCGAGTACCTTTCGCCGCGTGCCGCGGCCGATGCGCGGTGCGCGGGATGA
- a CDS encoding aspartate carbamoyltransferase regulatory subunit, with the protein MTERAYKVYSISSGTVIDHIPTPLALRVVEILGLGNEGILTIGMGFTSKRLPEGKDIVKIENKVLTRDETDMIALIAPEATINIIEGGKVIEKRRISLPDGIRGVMRCPNPNCATNVLGAPRVFGLASPEGPLYRCRFCERTTKVEPDLLITSAGT; encoded by the coding sequence ATGACCGAGAGGGCTTACAAGGTCTATTCCATCAGCAGCGGAACCGTCATAGACCACATCCCCACCCCTCTCGCGCTGAGGGTGGTGGAGATCCTCGGGCTGGGGAACGAGGGCATACTGACCATCGGCATGGGTTTCACGTCGAAGAGGCTGCCCGAGGGCAAGGACATCGTCAAGATCGAGAACAAGGTCCTGACCCGCGACGAGACGGACATGATAGCGCTGATAGCACCGGAGGCCACGATCAACATCATAGAGGGCGGGAAGGTGATCGAGAAGAGGAGGATCAGCCTGCCGGACGGCATCCGTGGCGTGATGAGATGTCCCAATCCCAACTGCGCCACCAACGTGCTGGGAGCCCCGCGGGTCTTCGGCCTCGCCTCGCCGGAGGGGCCTCTCTACAGGTGCCGCTTCTGCGAGCGGACCACCAAGGTGGAGCCGGACCTGCTCATCACTTCCGCGGGGACCTAG
- the pyrB gene encoding aspartate carbamoyltransferase has protein sequence MGFAGRSIISLHDMTAADLEVIMDTSGRIKACREKGFLQGRTIAVMFFEASTRTRLSFESAIQRSGGTVIGFANPASSSQSKGESFADTISTVTGYCDAMVIRHPVEGSARLASDIASVPVINAGDGANQHPTQTFLDLFTMKESFGRLDGLHIGMLGDLKYGRTVHSLATAMAMFGARMTFISPHTLQMPDMIKRELSQAGVSFREVRQPEEAGDDLDVLYVTRIQRERFGDPQEYESVAHSFRVTADTIRGLGGRVLVMHPLPRVDEIAEDVDRLQNAIYFRQAHNGIPTRQALLGLVTGGLS, from the coding sequence ATGGGGTTCGCGGGGAGAAGCATCATCTCGCTTCACGACATGACGGCCGCCGATCTCGAAGTGATCATGGACACGTCGGGCAGGATCAAGGCCTGCCGGGAGAAGGGCTTCCTGCAGGGCAGGACCATCGCGGTGATGTTCTTCGAGGCCTCCACCAGGACCAGGCTCTCGTTCGAATCGGCGATACAGCGCAGCGGCGGCACGGTGATAGGCTTCGCCAACCCGGCATCCTCGTCGCAGAGCAAGGGCGAGTCCTTCGCCGACACCATCTCAACCGTCACGGGGTACTGCGACGCGATGGTGATCAGGCATCCCGTGGAGGGTTCGGCCAGGCTCGCATCCGACATCGCCTCGGTCCCCGTGATCAACGCGGGCGACGGTGCCAACCAGCACCCGACCCAGACATTCCTCGACCTGTTCACGATGAAGGAATCCTTCGGGAGGCTGGACGGGCTCCACATCGGGATGCTCGGCGACCTCAAGTACGGCAGGACCGTCCACTCGCTGGCGACCGCCATGGCGATGTTCGGCGCGCGGATGACCTTCATCTCCCCGCATACCCTCCAGATGCCTGACATGATCAAGCGCGAGCTATCCCAGGCCGGCGTCTCCTTCCGGGAGGTCCGCCAGCCGGAGGAGGCCGGAGACGACCTCGACGTGCTCTACGTCACGAGGATCCAGCGCGAGAGGTTCGGCGATCCGCAGGAATACGAGAGCGTCGCCCACAGCTTCAGGGTGACCGCCGACACGATCCGCGGGCTGGGCGGCAGGGTGCTCGTGATGCACCCGCTCCCCAGGGTGGACGAGATAGCCGAGGACGTGGACCGGCTGCAGAATGCCATCTACTTCCGCCAGGCCCACAACGGGATCCCGACCAGGCAGGCCCTGCTCGGGCTGGTCACCGGAGGTCTGTCATGA
- a CDS encoding PTS sugar transporter subunit IIA, translated as MENFLTAVEVARCLGVSLPEADRILHRSSLKATMVGGQKRYVRDELLHWLESTFGSLTVERLRNVDLSNASNAGLDPTQPFVSRMLEGRIHPMVPARTRVSLIRSLADLAVGTGLTYDEHLLAEQISSREDIVSTALPNGVAFPHPRDMRSVYMEDDLLILARTASPVPFGAPGGRLTGIFFLLLLPSPSVHLHVLARLNRMIRDQGLVDALEEAPGATEMLDAVRSAESALLASGR; from the coding sequence ATGGAGAACTTTCTGACAGCGGTCGAGGTCGCACGGTGTCTCGGGGTCTCCCTGCCCGAGGCCGACAGGATACTCCACAGGAGTTCACTGAAGGCCACCATGGTGGGGGGGCAGAAGAGATATGTGCGCGACGAACTCCTGCACTGGCTCGAGAGCACCTTCGGCAGCCTCACCGTCGAGAGGCTCCGCAATGTGGACCTTTCGAACGCCTCGAACGCGGGTCTCGATCCGACCCAGCCCTTCGTCTCCCGCATGCTGGAGGGAAGGATCCATCCCATGGTGCCCGCCAGGACAAGGGTGTCCCTGATCAGGTCCCTGGCCGACCTGGCAGTCGGAACGGGGCTCACGTACGACGAGCACCTGCTTGCCGAACAGATATCATCGCGCGAGGACATAGTCTCGACCGCCCTGCCGAACGGGGTCGCGTTCCCCCATCCCAGGGACATGCGCAGCGTCTACATGGAGGATGACCTCCTCATCCTCGCCAGGACCGCCTCCCCCGTACCATTCGGGGCTCCCGGGGGAAGGCTGACCGGGATCTTCTTCCTTCTGCTGCTGCCCTCGCCCAGCGTGCACCTGCACGTTCTGGCCAGGCTCAACAGGATGATCAGGGACCAGGGCCTGGTCGACGCCCTGGAGGAGGCGCCGGGCGCGACGGAGATGCTCGATGCAGTCAGGTCGGCGGAATCCGCTCTGCTGGCCTCCGGGAGATAA